In a single window of the Cydia pomonella isolate Wapato2018A chromosome 2, ilCydPomo1, whole genome shotgun sequence genome:
- the LOC133534459 gene encoding uncharacterized protein LOC133534459: MPSKTVVASQSKINLVKLYKSILILLLICGFDFNVWKFKLLLKICMTLYCIFLITVNIITNFTCCPGQELPVAWSVVEYTATVILTLVFKNQIANYFEKLTDLDIYLKIGNKYYINSKTKMFYYTFVLWLIRFIYTILYWIWFPYYENVTLFVISQFSLIALDLNRVWRFVLFDMTRYRLKKLRRRVEELNNFNFFCYVSNFKTLKQSRIRFCLYLYKNLADAVDVIMPELHASLFISMVCTLPKLILNAYHILLVIENLEPYSTAGFAALHVTQVTLFIFAPCVVVELYAVEVERMQLLLVHKLLDDPDETVKEDVNLFLRYTEVRPFRFYLWRVVPVSIMLPLELLSLCTTYVIVLINFTHLYG, encoded by the exons atgccCTCCAAAACTGTAGTAGCTTCACAATCAAAAATTAATCTTGTGAAACtttataaatcaatattaattcTGCTTCTCATATGTGGATTTGATTTCAATGTATGGAAATTCAAATTACTTTTGAAAATATGTATGACGTTATATTGTATCTTTCTAATAACTGTTAACATAATCACTAATTTCACTTGTTGCCCAGGACAAGAGTTACCTGTGGCCTGGTCTGTTGTGGAGTACACAGCTACGGTGATACTGACCTTGGTTTTTAAGAATCAAATCGCCAATTACTTTGAAAAATTAACTGACCTCGATATATACTTAAAAATCGGTAATAAATACTACATAAACTCCAAAACGAAAATGTTCTATTACACATTTGTACTTTGgttaattagatttatttatactatCTTGTATTGGATCTGGTTCCCCTATTACGAAAATGTGACTTTGTTTGTGATCAGCCAGTTTTCATTGATTGCTCTTGATTTAAATAGAGTGTGGAGATTTGTGTTATTTGATATGACGCGTTACCGATTGAAAAAGCTCCGCCGTCGCGTAGAAGAGCTgaacaattttaatttcttttgttACGTGagcaattttaaaacattaaagcAGTCGAGAAtacgtttttgtttatatttgtacAAAAACCTAGCCGATGCAGTTGATGTAATAATGCCAGAACTACACGCgtca cTCTTCATCAGTATGGTGTGCACATTGCCAAAACTGATATTGAACGCTTATCACATCTTGCTGGTAATTGAAAATTTG GAGCCATACTCGACCGCGGGGTTCGCGGCGCTGCACGTGACGCAGGTGACGCTGTTCATCTTCGCCCCCTGCGTGGTGGTGGAGCTGTACGCGGTGGAGGTGGAGCGCATGCAGCTGCTGCTTGTGCACAAGTTACTCGATGATCCTG ATGAGACGGTGAAAGAAGACGTGAATTTATTCCTACGTTACACTGAAGTTCGTCCGTTCCGGTTCTATTTGTGGCGCGTGGTTCCCGTCTCCATCATGCTGCCGCTGGAGCTGCTCAGCTTGTGTACTACTTACGTCATAGTCCTTATCAACTTTACTCAT